In the Pelmatolapia mariae isolate MD_Pm_ZW linkage group LG10_11, Pm_UMD_F_2, whole genome shotgun sequence genome, CTCATCTGGGCTTCCCAAAGGGAAATGTCAGAGAACTGACTTCACTTTTacccagagagaaagagagagagaggaatctATTCTGACATAGAGCTTCTGAGGCACTGCAGcacttttgtcttctctctgtgtttcaacacttgtgttttgactttttgtttttgttcaacaGAACATGACTATGAGTACAGATGATCTGGATGTGAACAGTGGAATTGACTATGACCCAAACATTACCTATCACTATCGGATGAGCCTTTTGTGAAAAGAGGCAGTGAGGCAGTGTGGCTGGCACTGATGTATTTTCTTCTGTCCTGTTTTTATCTCCACAGTATATGGACATGGCACAGCTGCATGTGGAAACCGATGGAATCTTAAAGGAGTTGGATGATTATTTGGAATATGGCCAGAACATCACCTATGACTATCCAGTGGATGAGTCTTTTGTGAAAAGAGACAGTGAGGCAGTGTGGGTCCCTGCTCTGTACTCCATAGTGTTTTTTGTTGGAATCCTGGGAAATATTATTCTCCTGACAGTTCTGGTTCAAAAGAGGAGACTGTGGAGCCTATCGGACACCTTTATTCTCCACCTGAGTATCGTGGACATCCTCCTCCTGTTAATGCTGCCCTTTTGGGCTGCACAGACAAATCAGCTTTGTTACTGGTTTTGGGGGATTTTCAGCCGGGTCTTTGGGGTCGTTTTCAAGGTAAGGACCAGATGTTGTGTGGAACAGATAGAGACTGAAAGTGAAAGTAAGACATTTTCAGTGAAGCTATGAGAAAGTTGTTTTGGCTTGGATGACATTTGGCTGCACTCCATCATTTCCTGCTGTTTGTAGATTCTTGGCAGAACATGCAGAACAGAATCATTATACTCAACAGGATGACACGTGACATCCTCTGAGTacttaaaaatgtttaagaTGAGAACAAGATTAGAAACTGCAGTTTAGTGTAGGACAGAAGTGAAAGGGAAGAAatgaagtgtaatttttatagaTGTTAGAGGTTTGTGTCTTACACTAAGTTTCTCTGTCTTATTCTAGCTCAACTACTACTGTGGGATCTTTCTGCTGTTTTGCATCAGTCTTCAAAACTACCTCTCTCTCATCCATGACATCCAGTTGTATTCCCACGAGAAGCCCTTCTTTGTTCATATCAGCTGCCTGTCAGTCTGGCTTATCTCTGTCCTCCTCACTGCACCTGACTGGATTTTCCTGGTGGGTAAAAATAATTACACAGAAGATAATACTTGTGTTAATATCTACCCTCAATCTGGAACTGACTGGCAGTTGTGGTCTCGCCTGCTACACCACATATTTGGCTTGGTGCTACCTGCGTTCATGCTGATGATCTTCTTACATATCCTATGGCGGCAGTGCAGCTCTAATGGGGCTCGAATGCAGAGAAATGTCATCGTCATCCTGTCTCTGGTGGGCGTATTCTGTCTGTGTTGGATGCCGTACAACTTCATACTTGTTTTGGACACTCTCCAGAACAGACTTCAGAAACATCCAAATGATTTACATGAAAGTTCTGAAGGTTCACTAAAAACACTTCTTATGGTCACCGCTGCTATAGGCTGCCTTCACGCCAGCCTGAGGCCTCTGCTGTATCTCGGCCTGTGTGGAAACTTCAGGCAACACTTACTGGCCATGCTGAGATGTAATAAAACTGAACCAAAAGGCTCACTCTGGGATCTTGGTGTAGGCCAGAGACAGCAGCCTGATCACAGCCAGGTTCAACAGGAAGAGCTGAAACAGATGACGGTTGTAGAGAATCCATTAGCTTATTGAAGATGAACACAGAAACATTCTCTCTTCTGACTCAGATGTGAGCAGCATGTTGTTTCACTCCTGAGAGGATGTGAATTCAATCTCATGTCAAGGCATGGAGGACTTTATTCTGTGTAACTGACAAGTAGATATTTATGTACAAAAACTACTTTCATATTTCACTATAATGCTAAGGTTTTGGAGATCCATCATGGTGACACATACTCATCCACAAGCACAAAATGTAGATCtttcttattattttaaataaaagtatttcattttttttttatcaatagTGAAATATCTGTGTTGTTAGTGAACTGATTTCAACACATTTATCATTAAGCTAATACTGTAATCAAGTCGATATAATGCAAACTGTTATCTGTGATAGTATTATTGACTTCTTACATTaaacaacacataaacacattttgtaactttattgccataaacagtttcgtgtttctttttatgtcattggtgggcaactccaggcatcgagggccggtgtcctgcaggttttagatagcaccctgggtcaacacacctgaatcaaataattagttcattaccaggcctgtagacaacttcaagacatgttgtggaggtaatttagccatttgaatcagctgtgttggatcaaggacacggtgg is a window encoding:
- the LOC134637023 gene encoding C-X-C chemokine receptor type 3-like, with protein sequence MDMAQLHVETDGILKELDDYLEYGQNITYDYPVDESFVKRDSEAVWVPALYSIVFFVGILGNIILLTVLVQKRRLWSLSDTFILHLSIVDILLLLMLPFWAAQTNQLCYWFWGIFSRVFGVVFKLNYYCGIFLLFCISLQNYLSLIHDIQLYSHEKPFFVHISCLSVWLISVLLTAPDWIFLVGKNNYTEDNTCVNIYPQSGTDWQLWSRLLHHIFGLVLPAFMLMIFLHILWRQCSSNGARMQRNVIVILSLVGVFCLCWMPYNFILVLDTLQNRLQKHPNDLHESSEGSLKTLLMVTAAIGCLHASLRPLLYLGLCGNFRQHLLAMLRCNKTEPKGSLWDLGVGQRQQPDHSQVQQEELKQMTVVENPLAY